DNA from Brassica napus cultivar Da-Ae chromosome C4, Da-Ae, whole genome shotgun sequence:
AATAGATATATAGCAAAACAATTAAAACCGAAGCAAAACAATTCACAGCTTATTTtctaaagtaaaaacaaaaacaaaaacttcagAACAACCAATCAACCCCTTactttttgttgtttatttattattaaaatgaacGGAAAGTTATGAATAGTCAATATTCTTAAGTTTCAGCTAAAATCTTTTGTTTCATACAAAACAATTGTTAAATCtacatttaatttaaaacttttttatgtatttagaattattgattttacattttcaatttcTGCCCTCTCTACAAAAAATACAAACtgacatatttacatgttttttgcATTGTTTATTTCAAATGATAAATAATTCCATTTGTATAATTAATTTACGGCTATACAATATTGATTTGATACACTAACCAAAATTCTTTTATCAAGGAGActgaaaactaaattttttagcTAAAGGTTAAGAAATGTTTTTCGATCAAATATCAACGGAATTAAGAGAAATGAAATTGCTTTACATGGTTTCTGATTAAAATAGATGATTTAAATCGGTTATTTTTACAAAACCAAactattttatgataaaaaaaataaactgaataaaaatatcaaacaacaaaaaaatttattttcctCAAAACCACCTTATGGAAACAcattacaaagaaaaataaaacacaaaccaaactaatccaattttgtttttaaaacacCACCagaaattagtttttaaatcatataaaccaGAGCATCACTCTGTAGATTTGGAAACACTACATAAAATTTGAGTATAATATAGGACTGGCGATGCCTTGCAAGTGCATATAATTATGCAATGAGTATGCAAAAGCATGTTAAAAAGCCAATATTATCTTAAAAACAAACTATGTTCTTacaaaaatcttaaaaacaaaCTCTTGTTTAGCCGATAACACTAACACAgtgtgttttaaatatttttttgttaggcATGTGCTTAATGCCCCCTAGATTTTAATATGATGATAACTTAATAGTTGTCTTTGTGGTACATACATTGGCGTGCCAATGTTTATATCTGCATGTGTTGCCTTTCTTCAATCTATATATGTGATTAGTGATAACATATAAACTTTATTACTCCTCCAAATGATCTAAAACATTTCACAACCAAGAAGCTTGGAAAGGCTTTACACATACATAGCATCGTTGgttaaaaagtatttaaagGTTTGATAAACATCGGGAGTGGAAGCTGGAGTGACCAACAACTCCGAAGCAGTCCACAGTCTCTGAGCTTTAAGATTGCACGATCCGGATTAGAAGTCCGAGCTTCATTACAGTCTGAAAAGTATTTGCCGCACACGTTCCTCAATCTCGGACTCGTTGCTAGGCAGCATGTCGTTGCTGCTGCCTATAAATAATTAACAGGGATCATTAAGCTATTTTTATGATGTCGTACGTTAGTTTGGATAAttctaaatatatgatttataaatgaaaattgaTCAAATATTGATTTGACTTAGATACCTGAGGAACGGACTTCAAAAGCTTAGAGGtcaagaaaaagacaaaatcaGTGATGAGGCCGTCTCGGTCTCTTGTGAGACGCGTTCTCACGATTCCAGGATGAACACAGTTTGCAGTTACATTAGCATCCATTTTCTATACAGTGATTAGTCAAATTGTCAGAAGTCATATTAtattgttagaaaaaaataagttaatAAAAGGGTTTTAATGACTAACTACATGGAGAATCCGGGAAAGCTGTTAGCTTTAGAGCCTTCAACAGCTTCTGTGATAGCTTCAAGTATTTCTATCTGGTTGTCATTAAGCCATAAATCTTCCAGCCTACAGGTAAAGGAAAAGTCAGAacgtaaacaaacaaaaatcaccaaaataaaaaagtcaGTCCTGAAGAAAAGGAAAAGTGAAATACTTTGTGAGGCTCTGAATGTCATCAACTGATGTGAGCTTGTTGTTCGACACGTCTAATACCCGTAGGTTAACCAACGCACTCAAGCCTTCCATTTTTGAGATACCATTATGGCTCAGATACAACTCTTCAAGAGCAACACAGTCCTGTCCACATATTTTTTTCAATGCATCAGATTTAGTAAAATGATGGTAAGAGTAAAACAACACACACCTCAAATCCTTTCATAGAGGTCAATTGATTGCTCTGCAAGCTAATCTTTTTAATACATCTGAGCCCACACAAGTTCACAACTTTGATACGGTTTCTTCCCAGCCACAGCTCTTCTAACTTTGTCAAGCTCTCCATATTCACCATCACCTGAATAAACCTCAATGCTTTCATATTCATTGCTAAAACATTGTAAAGTAATCACGACAAATCCAAACCCACAATCTATTGGACCCTAGCTCAAGAATCTGCAAGTCGTGCAAGTGTTCAATCTCCATAATCTTGTTAACTTCATTCTTAGACACATAGAGCTCCTTCAACGTGCTAGAGGCCTTTGATAATCCTTCCAACGAAGTGATTTCATTGAAAGATACGTCAAAGACCAAAAGCCTTGAGAATATGCTTATATCTGGTACTTCCGCTAGCTTGTTATCTCTGAGAATCAGCTCCTACATATACAAATGACTATCAATCGTAAGGCCTCGAGAGATCATATTTGTGAAATTCGCAGAATCAGAGAGTGGATGATAATAATCACCTCGAGATCGGACAAGGCGTCCCAGCGAGAGAGAGGCTCGACGGCGGAGTCTTCGATTAGGTTTTGGCGAAGAGAAAGCTTCTTGAGCATAGAGAGGTGAGCGATCCTCGAGTCCAGTTCCGATAAACGGTTCACCGTGAGATCCAGGTCAGTTAGCGTCGGAGGTAACTCGATTGAATCGAGATGTAGTGGAGTATTGATTGTGGAGTTCTGGATCGAGAGAACTGAAACGATGGTGAAGAAACGGTGAAGACGAAGAGCGAGAAGCGTAGAGCCTCGTGTTATCCGTCTTgggttgaatttttttttttaattgaactGGGTAGCAAAGCCCAATGCTAACCGACGAAGCCTATCGAAACACAGCAGAGCCCATACGAAAGCAAGAGCTTCGTGTCTTTTGCCAGCGTGTATTATTGGAATGTCTTGattggttaaatatattaaccTACGTGGACATGCTAGAAACACTCCATATTCACTTTTTAGTATTGTGATATTAGAATTTTAGTCAATTCGGTTCCTTTTTACTTTTCTTGAATAATCCGTagtgtttttttggttaaactTTAACCATACAAAAGTGCATTAATGCATAAAACAAAATACGCTACACTGGATCATGATGGGCTTGAAGTGGCCCAAACATAACCCAGTTTATTAGATGACGTAATCTCGGACATAAACAGAAACAGAGTTTTTGAGTTTTGTCGGCACACAAGAAAGAatgggggaagaagaagaagaagaagaagaagaagaagaagaagagagctcGAATTCTATGTGCATACTTCCCGAGCTACTTGAAGAGATATTCATTAGACTACCATTGAAATCGATTCTCAGATTCAGAACCGTATCAAAACATTGTAGATCACTCCTCGAGTCGAGGAGGTTCTCGGAGAAACGTATGAGTCTTCAAAAGAATCGGAGAATCCTCGCTGCTTACAATTGCGACTGCGGCGACCGTCCGCGTCTCCTCACCGAGTCACGGTTCGAAGGAGACGAAGAGATCGTATATCTTCACTGCCTCGCCTCACGACCCTCGTTGAGCTGCGACGGTTTGCTCTGCTTCCCCGAACAAGACTGGATCATTGTTTTGAATCCATCCACGAGACAGCTCCGCAGATTCCCTTCCGGCTTGAACCATAAGTGCAGATTTGGATTCGGTAATAATCTCTAATTGAGTaattccacattaaaaaaatagaaactttttgagagataaaaatcaaaacttttttttttcaggattATGGTCGAGCTTCTCGCCTGGAAACTGGGCGATTGGGTTTGGTAGAGACAAGGTTACGGGAAGCTTTAAAGTAGTGAggttgtgtttttcttttcggGAAATTGGGCAAGAGGAACCTGTGTTGGAATGTGGTGTTCTCGATGTTCAAACTGGTGTATGGAGTAAACTGAGTCCACCTCCTCATGTAGTTAATCCCGGAAGCAAATCTGTCTGTGTGAATGGATCCATCTACTGGTTACACGTTGATGTTTACGTTGAAAAGCATTATAAAATACTTGCACTGGATCTTCATAAACAAGAGTTCAAGAAATTCCCAGTTCCGCCTACACGAGCTACGAAGGAATCGCGGTTAGTGAACCTTGAGGAACGTCTAGCGTTTGTCAAAACAAATGTTTTGCCTATATGGAGGGTAGAGATATGGAGCACGGATACATATCAAAAACGATGGAGCAAGACTTTTTCCATACACTTAAAACTTGATGTTGTTTCATGGCCAAAGCGGAGAAGGTGGTTCACGCCAGTGGCGGTTTCTAAGCAAGGGAATCTTGTCTTCTATGACAATCAGAACAAGCTGTTTAAGTATTATCCAAGGACAAATGAGACTCGGTGTCTCTCACTGGACACTTGTGTTATATCTCCATACGTGGAGAATTTGGTATCACTTCCTTTAAAACCGAGTCATCCGTATCCTCATGTAAGTGTGGAAACAAGGATGTCCAGATGCCGCTTGTTTTCCAGGGAGTCGAGTTCTTGGATATTCAAAGCTTTGCAACGTAATGAATTTAGGATCCTAGAAATTTTGTTCACGTCTCTAGTAGTAGCTGGTTATATATGCTCACCTCGAAAGTAGGATTCACTTGTTTGTGTCCAACgactattattattttgatatttattttgctagcttgtttctcttctctgtttttttttttggtaaaagtttcTCCTCTCTTTTGAGTAAcaattaaatcaatataagtgttcaaaaaaaagaagaagtgaaTTTATATTCTCTCTTCCCTTCTATGCAAGCGCATACGATTCAAATTTTCTACTTGTTTACGGATATTGATTAAGAGTAGTGCCTTATATTATACCAACTATGGTAAttagcacaagagaatgttcactTTGTTTCTGAATACAAGTTCCATTATCTTGCTCTTTTCACATTGTTTCTTCAAAGGTTGTTTCCTACAGGCTACAACTTTGGATGCTATAATATATGGTTAATGATGTATTCATTTTGTTGATGCGATGACATTCTACGCTCAATGTTTTGAACCTTACCCGACCATTTCATTAATTGTCTCGGGTTCACTTTTATTTACATGTCAAAACAGATTATACACATGAGCATACATGTCtcagtttctttctttctttcttttgtagACAAACAGTAGCTCATCACAGGTATTCAGGGGATACTCTAGATGTGATCACTTGCAGCAGTTCTCCATTTTTGCAGTGTGTTACGTGTATACTCTGGTATCCTGCAACTGAGCAGCCTGTATCCAGATAAGCAGTTATCTGCCAATCATACTGTATGCAAACTTATTCAAACCTTTTTTCATTTTCCATTTACACTGAGTAGTTAGGTGGCCTGATTCATTTTTTCATATTCGTTCACTTTGGCAACAAACTCCAATCTTTGTGATCTGAACTATCACTTATTGTCTCCATTTGTACGGCGGCTTGAGTAGCTAGGTTACAGTTATGGAGTTCCTGGTACATTATCACTAATTATGTTgttgttttgtgtttgtgtgtggaAACAGTGCCTGAGACCACCTTATGGGGTGCTGTATCTGGCGGCAAAGAAGCAGTATGTGGGATTCAACAGTGGAGCGAAACATCTGAGGAACCTATTGGATGAGGAAACTATCTTCGGAGCTTATTTGATTAAGGAGACTACTGAAAAGATGTTTGACAGATCTTCCTTAAAATAGCTATAGAAGAACTAACTCATGACCAGATATTCTGCAGCTGCATCAGTTTAATAGAATTCAGTCAAATACTCATGGCCAATAATTTTACTTCTCTTCTATTGGTTTGTTTATCAACTAATTGGAATTCATTTGTATATAGAAAAGAACattgatacaaaaaaaattatgtttggaTTGCATGAGAATTATGGATTGAAATGTACTTAAGCATTGTAAATTCAAGTAAAGCATAGTTATTATTAGTCTACTGAGCTGTGTCCTCGTCTTTATCACTTGAAAGGTAAACACGAAGGCGTGGATAGACTCTCAAAGCTACTTTCCACAGGCAAAGAACAACGTCGACTAAGGTGGAGTTTGGTGTGTAATCCAACAGTTCCCGGCTTGATGAAATCAAGTTGAACCAGTCGCTCTACTTGGTATAATAGTCGAACGATAAAATCAAAAAGACTCCTAAGCGAGAGGGTCAACTGTTAAGACTTGAGAGAAGGAAGAGACTTGTTCTGACTTCTGAGCCAGAAGGTGAACcgtaagagcatgattaagGCATGCACGGTTTCatagataagtatttttttttctgattaaaaaaaaataatttaaacggcGCACCAATCGCAGACCGTCAAGTGTCAGTGGGATCCGCGAATAGTGCAATAATTGAAGAAAGATCAATCCTCATTGTGTGATTTGTGTGACCGATTTTTACAAAAAAGTAAGACCTATACCACTAAAAACCCTCTAATATCCCCTCGATAATCCTGATCTAAATaagtatttctttttatttacttttgtaaAGGCCGAGTaacaatttcttttatttagtgTTGTTAGCCGTGAGAACACCtccaatgaaaatattttagcaTATGGTTCTTAGCTCAAAATTAAAGTGTATGTATAcacaaatattaatatctaaTATGAAAATCTTAAGATCACGGAAAACCCAACCCCAAAATTCTAATTTTGTCTAAAATTTggttttccatgattttaagaacctaacataatatttataatgTATATTCTTTTTAAGATTTCTTTATAAGATATCCACAATAATACGAATCCTCAAAGAGTATTCGTCTTGGTTCCCTGCTATATGTTAACAATATGAACCATTCCTCTGCAATggcttataatttatatattaattgaaaacagaaaatatgaaccctcaaaaataataaaagaagtatatatatgtaaatgcaTGTCTAAGAGAAATGCAGTCTGGAGATAATATGGAAATAATAACTCAAAAGCTTGATGGTCTTCTTTTCTTGAATATAAGAGCCCGCAAGTTGCGAAGAAATTAAGttgaatacatatattttttactgAAAATACAAGAAACATCTGACGCATTAAATAAAGTTGGAGATATTAAGAAGGGGCCAAACCGAATTGATATTCGTGAACTTCTGATGTaagaacaaagaacaaagagaaagaTTAGAGACATAAGAATTTCAAACACAAAtccttttgataaaaattaatccTTGGTACGTACAGTGTTCACGTTTCGAGttttggtatatatattttttatggatcatTGGTCTGAGATTAATTTGAAACTAGGTATAGTGTTTtaatttgaattatgttttgtctaacacatgtatatatatttttaatggcTCATTGGTCTGAGATTAATTTGAAATCACGCTTCATATTTGGTGGAAATTATCTTTAGTTTAAGAAATAACTATTCTTGGTCAGCGTTAATTGCTTTTGTGATAATTTCTGTAAATATATGTAAAGTCGTGACATAACATTTTTAGACATGACTATAATGCTTTGTGATCATTTGGTTACATTTACTGAATAAGCTATATAAAATCATGTCATGTCACGTCAAAGCAAGTATGTCCCAACTTCTCAGAAATATAGTCGTAGTATATAGTTCTATTTTCGGATTATCATATAGCTTTCAATTACCTCTGGAATAGATTTCTCCTCTGGGTCATCCACGTAAGATCAATCCTCTTGACTGTTGCCACCAAAGCAAAAACCACAATCTCTCCACAATATCAAAACTATAATTCAATTACATCAAcccaatatattaattaaactcaCCTAAAACGAAGTTACGAATAATCTCCAAAGGACCTAAACCCTGCTCATTCAAAATAATTGtgaaaaaattaatgtattgtaaatttataattttcaaatgatTTCACTTACTTCGTTGTTGTCATCCGCTCCATCAACCTCCACTTCTTCAACTTCTTCCATCTCTACACACACAGCACGTCTCAGCTCAGATTCTAGTTTTACgagaatgaaaaaaagaaagtaaattaAAGACGTTAATCTTCAATATGGATgttgacaaaaagaaataaatggCGTTAAGTTTTGTCTTTCCTGAAGCTGAAACTCGTACCttggagaaaaaatatcaatatagaTACAGAATCACAACAAAGCTTCAAAACGAGATTTCAACATAGCAAAACGATCAAAATGGGAGAGAAATGGAAGAAAACGGACGAAGACGAAATCAAATTTCAGAATGAAATCTCTAACACATTAAAACGATCTACTTCCTCCTCCATGCTAAACCCTAGAACTGCACGAGCCTATCTTTCTCAGTTTCTCTGTTATTCAACAAAATGCATAAAAATCAAGGAAAAAGACGACTAATCTTTACTTAACCTAACTGAAGTCTCCTTCGATTACGATACCGTAACAGAATATGTAGATAATACatgaaacagagaaaaaaaagaaacgctGTATCATTTTCCCGAGAAAATGCGAAACGAACAAGTACTCGCGAGAAACTGAATAAAAAGTGAAGAAAGTTTCTTACCCCAAACTTGACTCGATCTCCTCTCTCGATTGCTCTGTTCCTTAAACAAAATACCCTAAGAATCCAATGAAACagaggaaaaataaattttggatCATTTTCCCATTTTCCCGAGAAAACCAAACGAGAAAAAACGAACAAGTACTCGCGAGAAACTTTCTTACCCCAAACTTACTCAACTTCTCGATTTCTCTCTTTCTGTTATGATTTGTAAAGAAGAGAGTAGTAACGAGAAAAGAGAGGGAGGAAGATGAGGAAGGAGCCTTCTTTTAAACCCTTTGTAACGACCCGGTTACCTTGAACCGAATTTTAATTGCTTAAATTCTTTTGTTGATCTTAACCGGTCTGGTTTGTTCCActtatcaattatttttattaaaccaaaGCCTTCCTTTGTCTCTTAACCGTGTGTCGTGTGGCTCAtacctaattatataattaaagtgATGTTCTTCTTCTGTTGAGAGCCGCCATGACGTTGGAGAGAGATACCACCAGTGATGCACGATCATCTCAAGGGAAACCTCATCACACCAGCCATGGAGCTATGTCAAGGAGCTGTGATGCATCGACGCCGCTGTCAAAGATCCGTAGCCTTTTCCTTGAGGTCGTCACGCATCAGAACCAAGAGGTGTAGACCGTGAGAAGAG
Protein-coding regions in this window:
- the LOC106396710 gene encoding F-box/LRR-repeat protein At2g43260 isoform X1; translation: MGEEEEEEEEEEEEESSNSMCILPELLEEIFIRLPLKSILRFRTVSKHCRSLLESRRFSEKRMSLQKNRRILAAYNCDCGDRPRLLTESRFEGDEEIVYLHCLASRPSLSCDGLLCFPEQDWIIVLNPSTRQLRRFPSGLNHKCRFGFGLWSSFSPGNWAIGFGRDKVTGSFKVVRLCFSFREIGQEEPVLECGVLDVQTGVWSKLSPPPHVVNPGSKSVCVNGSIYWLHVDVYVEKHYKILALDLHKQEFKKFPVPPTRATKESRLVNLEERLAFVKTNVLPIWRVEIWSTDTYQKRWSKTFSIHLKLDVVSWPKRRRWFTPVAVSKQGNLVFYDNQNKLFKYYPRTNETRCLSLDTCVISPYVENLVSLPLKPSHPYPHVSVETRMSRCRLFSRESSSWIFKALQRNEFRILEILFTSLVVAGYICSPRK
- the LOC106396710 gene encoding F-box/LRR-repeat protein At2g43260 isoform X2, which gives rise to MGEEEEEEEEEEEEESSNSMCILPELLEEIFIRLPLKSILRFRTVSKHCRSLLESRRFSEKRMSLQKNRRILAAYNCDCGDRPRLLTESRFEGDEEIVYLHCLASRPSLSCDGLLCFPEQDWIIVLNPSTRQLRRFPSGLNHKCRFGFGLWSSFSPGNWAIGFGRDKVTGSFKVVRLCFSFREIGQEEPVLECGVLDVQTGVWSKLSPPPHVVNPGSKSVCVNGSIYWLHVDVYVEKHYKILALDLHKQEFKKFPVPPTRATKESRLVNLEERLAFVKTNVLPIWRVEIWSTDTYQKRWSKTFSIHLKLDVVSWPKRRRWFTPVAVSKQGNLVFYDNQNKLFKYYPRTNETRCLSLDTCVISPYVENLVSLPLKPSHPYPHTNSSSSQVFRGYSRCDHLQQFSIFAVCYVYTLVSCN